Proteins from one Malassezia vespertilionis chromosome 2, complete sequence genomic window:
- the ssb2 gene encoding Replication factor A protein 2 (COG:L; EggNog:ENOG503P0CR) encodes MDGYLENPFGQNYSTGGGASGGGFFGGADGSQDGGGRRVGTNSLRPVTIRQVLNASQPHSDAPFTFDNAELSQVTLVAWIQNMSRNATNVSYTLDDGTGQLDVRQWIDNSADEGAAADEFATNQFVRVLGEIKSFNNKRSVTAASIARLEDDNEYLFHQLDVIYTHLQLTKGAKQTKHTGPEASAYDDAGTGAVDVSSTDLSHLAPLQRKIYQAIAAEAPDWPEGVDVQQIMQRCKATDPAQVQDAIDELANDGYIYQASDETHYLTTAG; translated from the exons ATGGACG GATACTTGGAGAATCCCTTTGGGCAGAACTACTCTacgggcggcggcgccagcggcggcggtttctttggcggcgcggatGGGAGCCAGGACGGCGGCGGACGC CGTGTCGGGACGAATTCGTTGCGCCCGGTGACGATCCGCCAAGTGCTGAATGCGTCGCAGCCACACTCGGATGCACCGTTTACGTTTGACAATGCCGAGCTGAGCCAAGTGACGCTCGTCGCATGGATCCAGAACATGTCGAGGAACGCGACAAACGTATCGTACACACTGGACGACGGCACTGGCCAGCTGGATGTGCGTCAGTGGATCGATAACTCGGCAGACGAAGGTGCTGCTGCCGATGAGTTTGC GACGAATCAGTTTGtgcgcgtgctgggcgaGATCAAGTCGTTCAACAacaagcgcagcgtgacGGCTGCGTCGATTGCGCGGCTTGAGGACGATAACGAGTACTTGTTTCACCAGCTAGACGTGATCTACACACATCTGCAGCTGACCAAAGGCGCGAAGCAGACCAAGCATACAGGCCCGGAGGCATCTGCGTACGACGACGCGGGCACTGGGGCGGTGGATGTATCCTCGACAGACCTCTCGCATCTGGCGCCACTCCAGCGCAAGATCTACCAGGCCATCGCTGCCGAGGCGCCCGACTGGCCCGAAGGCGTGGACGTGCAGCAGAtcatgcagcgctgcaaggcaaCCGATCCCGCCCAGGTCCAGGATGCGATTGACGAGCTCGCCAACGATGGGTACATTTACCAGGCGAGCGACGAGACACATTATCTCACGACCGCTGGCTAG
- a CDS encoding uncharacterized protein (EggNog:ENOG503NTX1; COG:K) — protein sequence MMQMCGSLDALPPRSPPRSEEPNGTASPSRRHTTRSSGAPRSPHPPPSPAKRNRAPELVSCLDIGQYIDGVEAHIAQRGMDAGGAARRSKTQPQGRTDSGVPTPPHAQLHPTRKARAKVRVPPLVYDTVEPACVRDGAPAPIATAATTPRHPVRTTSRVFALPEAPVFYPTWDEFQDPLQYIEWTARASGGNAAACGLAKIVPPEGWCMDFVVDEQQFRFRTRVQRLSELSAEGRVAQNYREQLEQFHAQQGQGKVGVPYIAGAPIDFYALKLAAARAAPHWDRIATALGCPADAAPTLKQAYESLVAPFELFLRDTKHGMPRRGASKLNACAACDTQDARGTVQCAECEKRFHLACHTPPLGKAPRRRWVCAACLVNTDFGFEDGETHSLHSFWQRCASFQQLWAQRAARRAPQDADAWLRLFTRRNTDATVLQDEDLVEAEFWRLVHTTQELVDVEYGADVHSTVHGSASPTMERHALNPYARSGWNLNNMPIAPASLLRYIKSEISGMTAPWIYIGMMFSAFCWHNEDHYTYSINYQHVGATKTWYGVPGEDAEKFEAAMQRIAPELFDSNPDLLLQLVTMMSPELAVAEGVRVYAVNQRPNEFVVTYPKGYHAGFNHGFNVNEAVNFALPNWAMDGLACARRYQQFARQPVFSHDELLVTVALHSTNLHTALWLHAPFREMVSRELEGRATVRALICAARDAKDELAPHDRLEHEAQCAHCKALCYLSQVVGDAGQVACLQHAAAVLGEDAACWHLRLRIADDALESQAAKIAERAAVPRSWQQRVRKFLCQHPRPPLRTLVALVQEGDRIAAQEEKTTPLAELASLHGFLQRAMPIVEQAQQFLSRRHGKRAEVPVRARRSAHKKDSPTQEAPVLNADRSKAALFALWAHVPQLPFEAPELLALESVVEQVSAFERSAARFLDTDAEARDAQKRVDDAERTAAQGALLHVHLPQVEALRRWVAHVKWFVELRGIQGTFLSMEDVQELLHEGASSGIPTDHAKMHELRARLERGDAWAARAAALLDAPEITRAAVDALLGVDVDVAMPERVRASVRSLQHKAAQWHALAADLYSDTAVSRLDEARELLEGAHAARVPIPYAHELGQGIALHDRWEDEVGAILRKYMRAKPKDEPASLARAFCERTIRTASAAKLAVFEAQLGGSQEKPGLLEVVAVAPCICCEKLHPRTDTVQCDECGTRFHNKCVDARCRKGALYVCPLCDAKALQPLAKKRHDVSQLPLVALLQNPVFQRDKFRFLPSTYSALQAAVRATVEFGVAVTTRIRSGALPKELLDKGGVAQVTPLLREVLRRALGCPVDVLLIADATPNPHVPCVLEALLPAFGVLEDGPGPLAKRAAPGKRLRRARLVLREDRAPVSDRIANIHCFCGIADTDQMTQCHRCARRFHSACIWIEAPLPPGERLVCPLCTVRMRRKYPYAEVRVLDLTEPGPDDAAQHRFVDVHASLQSHTRPVVRTQPWAGPRRVLLHLVQFVPAEKEGELGAAPKRARLEPPPPPSPPTAQLRLPLSDLMYRGVTKSMMERHSIGWNGRALVYYSPHGPVIELGATIELDEDDMDGTKLIHAKIAAQHPASVHTTQREPCAASIASPPQPLGMPLHETPRQQAVPLQTIAAPPGRPPGQLAAHAPLLQEPMPQPRTSTLDPYTAPLGAPMLRPPPFEMRRMPRPDMPPSYCPPLCQELPMFAREPHGMAFAPLRAPPSDARPRAPHGDLAHASFSTWHP from the coding sequence ATGATGCAAATGTGCGGATCGCTTGACGcattgccgccgcgctctccgccgcgcagcgaggaGCCAAACGGGACGGCGTCGCCCAGCCGACGGCACACTACACGCTCCTCGGGTGCGCCCCGCTCTCCCCACCCCCCACCCTCCCCCGCCAAGCGTAACCGCGCGCCGGAGCTTGTATCGTGTTTGGATATCGGGCAGTACATCGATGGCGTCGAAGCCCACatcgcacagcgcggcatggATGCGggtggcgccgcgcgccgcagcaagacGCAGCCGCAGGGCCGGACAGACAGCGGGGTGCCCACACCACCccacgcgcagctgcacccCACGCGAAAAGCGCGGGCCAAAgtgcgcgtgccgccgtTGGTGTATGATACTGTGGAACCAGCGTgtgtgcgcgacggcgcgccagcgcccattgcgacggcggcgacgacgcCCCGCCATCCTGTGCGTACAACGTCGCGCGTTTTTGCGCTGCCGGAAGCACCGGTCTTTTACCCCACATGGGACGAGTTCCAAGACCCCCTCCAGTACATTGAATGGACGGCCCGTGCGTCTGGAGGaaacgccgcggcgtgtggCCTGGCCAAGATCGTGCCGCCGGAAGGCTGGTGCATGGACTTTGTCGTAGACGAGCAGCAGTTCCGCtttcgcacgcgcgtccagcgcctcAGTGAGCTGAGTGCCGAAgggcgcgtcgcgcaaaattaccgcgagcagctcgagcagttccacgcgcagcaaggccAAGGCAAGGTTGGTGTTCCCTACATTGCAGGTGCGCCCATCGACTTTTATGCGCTgaagctcgccgccgcgcgcgcagcgccccACTGGGACCGTATTGCCACTGCGCTCGGCTGCCCGgcggatgcagcgccgacgctcAAGCAAGCGTACGAGTCGCTTGTTGCGCCCTTTGAATTGTTTTTGCGCGATACCAAGCAcggcatgccgcggcgcggcgcctcgaAGCTGaatgcgtgcgctgcatgtgATACCcaagatgcgcgcggcactgtgcagtgcgccgagTGCGAGAAGCGATTCCACCTCGCGTGCCACACACCGCCGCTtggaaaagcgccgcgcaggcgTTGggtgtgcgctgcgtgtcTCGTAAATACAGATTTTGGCTTTGAGGACGGCGAGACGCACAGCCTACACAGTTTCTGGcagcgctgtgcgtcgTTCCAACAGCtgtgggcgcagcgcgcagcgcggcgcgcgccacaaGACGCCGACGCGTGGCTGCGTCTCTTCACACGGCGCAATACAGACGCCACTGTGCTGCAAGACGAAGATCTGGTCGAGGCTGAGTTCTGGCGCCTCGTGCATACTACGCAGGAACTGGTCGACGTGGAGTACGGCGCAGATGTGCACTCCACGGTGCACGGCAGTGCGTCGCCGACCATGGAGCGCCACGCCCTCAATCCGTACGCACGCTCCGGGTGGAACTTGAACAATATGCCTATCGCGCCCGCCTCCCTGCTGCGCTACATCAAGTCGGAGATCAGCGGGATGACAGCGCCGTGGATCTATATCGGGATGATGTTCTCCGCGTTTTGCTGGCACAACGAAGACCACTACACCTACTCGATCAACTACCAGCACGTCGGCGCGACCAAGACGTGGTACGGCGTCCCGGGCGAGGATGCAGAAAAATTTGAggccgcgatgcagcggATCGCGCCCGAGCTGTTCGACTCGAACCCCGACCTCTTGCTCCAGCTGGTCACGATGATGAGCCCCGAGCTGGCCGTGGCCGAAGGCGTGCGTGTGTATGCGGTGAACCAGCGCCCAAACGAGTTCGTAGTGACCTACCCCAAAGGCTACCACGCCGGCTTCAACCACGGATTCAACGTGAACGAAGCGGTGAACTTTGCCCTTCCCAACTGGGCCATGGACGGgcttgcgtgtgcacgTCGGTACCAGCAATTCGCACGTCAGCCCGTCTTTTCCCAtgacgagctgctcgtcaccgtcgcgctgcacagtACAAACTTGCACACCGCCCTCTGGCTCCATGCGCCGTTCCGCGAAATGGTCAGCCGCGAACTCGAGGGGCGCGCGACTGTGCGCGCCTTGatctgtgccgcgcgcgacgcgaaagacgagctcgcgccgcacgatcggctcgagcacgaggcgcaatgtgcgcacTGCAAGGCATTGTGCTACCTGAGCCAGGTCGTGGGCGACGCGGGCCAAGTCGCATGTCTGcagcacgcagcagcggtgcttggcgaggacGCGGCTTGCTGGCACCTGCGTCTCCGCATTGcggacgacgcgctcgagaGCCAAGCGGCCAAGattgccgagcgtgcggcggtgccgcgcagctggcagcagcgtgtgcgcaaGTTTCTCTGCCAGCACCCGCGACCGCCGCTCCGCACGCTTGTGGCGCTTGTCCAGGAAGGCGACCGGATCGCCGCACAGGAAGAGAAAACAACGCCGCTTGCTGAGCTTGCTTCCTTGCACGGCTttctccagcgcgccatgccgatcgtcgagcaagcgcagcagtTTCTCTCGCGGCGCCACGGAAAACGCGCCGAGGTGccggtgcgcgcgcggagaAGCGCGCACAAAAAAGACTCGCCCACACAAGAGGCACCTGTGCTAAACGCCGACCGCtccaaagcggcgctctttgcgctgtGGGCGCATGTGCCACAGCTGCCGTTTGAGGCGCCAGAGCTTTTGGCGCTTGAAAGCGTTGTCGAGCAGGTGAGCGCGTttgagcgcagcgcagcgcgctttcTCGACACcgacgccgaggcgcgcgacgcacaaaAGCGCGTTGACGATGCGGAGCgtacggcggcgcagggcgCTTTGCTCCACGTCCACTTGCCGCAAgtcgaagcgctgcgccgatGGGTCGCGCATGTCAAGTGGTTCgtggagctgcgcggcattcAAGGCACCTTTCTCTCGATGGAGGATGTgcaggagctgctgcacgaaggcgcgtcgtcggGCATTCCCACCGACCATGCCAAGATGCACgaactgcgcgcgcggctcgagcgcggcgatgcatgggccgcgcgcgcagctgcgctcTTGGACGCGCCCGAGATTacacgcgccgcggtaGACGCACTGCTTGGCGTGGACGTGGACGTGGCCATGCccgagcgcgtgcgtgcgtcAGTCCGGAGTCTGCAGCACAAGGCCGCACAatggcacgcgctcgccgccgaTCTGTACAGCGATACCGCCGTGTCGCGCCTGGACGAAGCGCGGGAGCTCTTGGAgggcgcacacgccgcacgCGTCCCCATTCCCTATGCCCACGAGCTCGGCCAAGGaattgcgctgcacgaccgGTGGGAAGACGAGGTGGGCGCGATTTTGCGCAAGtacatgcgcgccaagccaAAAGACGAGCCCGCGAGCctggcgcgtgcattcTGCGAGCGCACGATCCGCACCGCGTCCGCAGCGAAGCTCGCTGTTTTTGAGGCACAGCTCGGCGGATCGCAGGAAAAGCCGGGCTTGCTCGAGGTGGTTGCGGTGGCGCCGTGTATCTGCTGCGAAAAGCTGCACCCACGCACCGACACGGTCCAGTGCGACGAAtgcggcacgcgcttcCACAACAAATgcgtcgacgcgcgctgcagaaaagGCGCGTTGTATGTATGCCCCCTTTGCGacgccaaggcgctgcagccgctgGCCAAGAAGCGCCACGACGTATCGCAGCTTCCGCTGGTCGCGCTCCTCCAGAACCCCGTGttccagcgcgacaagtTCCGCTTCCTTCCCAGCACCTACTCTGCACTCCAGGCTGCCGTGCGTGCTACCGTCGAGTTTGGCGTGGCAGTCACGACGCGCAttcgcagcggcgctctcCCGAAAGAGCTTTTGGACAAGGGGGGCGTTGCACAGGTcacgccgcttttgcgcgaagtgctgcgccgcgcgcttgggtGCCCTGTGGATGTGCTGCTCATCGCCGACGCAACGCCGAATCCCCACGTGCCTTGTGTTCTCGAGGCACTCCTCCCTGCATTTGGCGTGCTCGAAGACGGCCCGGGTCCCCTCGCGAAGAGGGCTGCGCCGGGAAagcggctgcgccgcgcacgccttGTCCTGCGCGAAGACCGCGCCCCGGTCTCGGACAGGATCGCAAACATACACTGCTTCTGTGGCATCGCCGATACCGACCAGATGACGCAGTGCCAccgatgcgcgcgtcgatttcacagcgcgtgcatctGGATCGAGGCACCGCTCCCGCCAGGGGAGCGCTTGGTCTGTCCCTTGTGCACGGTGCGTATGCGCCGAAAATACCCCTATGCAGAGGTGCGTGTCTTGGACTTGACCGAGCCGGGTCCggacgacgcggcgcagcacaggTTCGTCGATGTGCACGCGAGTTTGCAGTCCCACACGCGGCCTGTGGTGCGCACACAGCCGTGGGCGGGGCCGCGACGCGTGCTCCTGCACCTCGTGCAGTTTGTCCCTGCCGAAAAAGAGGGCGAgctgggcgcggcgccgaagcgcgcacggctcgagccgccgccgccgccgtcgccgccgacggcgcagctgcggctTCCCCTCTCGGACCTCATGTACCGCGGCGTGACGAAATCCATGATGGAGCGCCACTCGATTGGATGGAATGGACGTGCATTGGTATACTACTCGCCGCACGGGCCCGTGATTGAGCTCGGCGCTAccatcgagctcgacgaggacgacaTGGACGGCACCAAGCTGATCCACGCAAagatcgcggcgcagcacccGGCGTCTGTGCACACGACACAGCGCgagccatgcgcggcgagcatagcgtcgccgccgcagccgctTGGCATGCCTTTGCACGAGACGCCCAGGCAGCAggctgtgccgctgcaaacCATTGCGGCACCGCCCGGTCGGCCGCCAGGCCAGCtggcagcgcacgcgccgcttttACAAGAACCGATGCCGCagccgcgcacgtccaCCCTCGATCCATAcacggcgccgcttggGGCGCCCATGCTTCGGCCCCCGCCGTTTgagatgcggcgcatgccgcgTCCCGACATGCCTCCTTCCTATTGCCCGCCCCTCTGCCAGGAGCTGCCCatgtttgcgcgcgagccgcATGGCATGGCATTTGCGCCATTGCGTGCGCCTCCAAGCGATGCAAGGCCACGCGCTCCGCATGGCGATCTTGCGCACGCTTCCTTCTCGACATGGCACCCGTAG
- a CDS encoding uncharacterized protein (COG:S; EggNog:ENOG503P62E) gives MQEAHPHLPDTEAHGNSAHLDALEETVNKQIDADVEILLENYKEVINLSRIGEKNQFDVGREAFQLESRADSMVRAAQSLYLLSDALKLSLLLSQSQLSDARKQEAEQLLAQTSAYQGECSRMLAEHWFPGANVRGDSPRPDAGDGAMESEV, from the coding sequence ATGCAAGAGGCTCACCCGCACTTGCCGGATACAGAGGCGCACGGAAACTCGGCGCATTTGGATGCATTGGAAGAGACGGTAAACAAGCAGATTGATGCGGACGTCGAAATTCTCCTGGAGAATTACAAGGAGGTGATCAACCTGAGCCGCATAGGGGAAAAGAACCAGTTTGATGTGGGGCGCGAGGCGTTCCAGCTGGAGAGCAGGGCAGATAGTATGGTCCGGGCGGCACAGTCTTTATACCTTTTGTCGGATGCGCTCAAGCTGTCTCTGCTCTTGTCGCAGTCGCAGCTCTCTGATGCACGGAAGCAGGAGGCGGAGCAACTGCTTGCGCAGACAAGCGCGTATCAAGGAGAATGCAGCCGCATGCTTGCGGAACATTGGTTCCCAGGTGCAAatgtgcgcggcgattCGCCGCGTCCAGATGCAGGGGACGGGGCTATGGAGAGTGAGGTGTAG
- the FOL3_1 gene encoding dihydrofolate synthase (EggNog:ENOG503NU4B; COG:H) codes for MDLGLARVQALLRRVGSPHTRFPVIHVAGTNGKGSTTACLDALLTHGAGLRAARYNSPHLVTARDSLRVGSGDPIDTHTWDAAVQRTRHADNVDPHDPAAPPICATPFELLTVQALLAVTMLPLASQPDVLIIEVGVGGRLDATNVFPPENVLASVICPISHDHETLLGAHLGAIAREKAGIIKEQGLCIVSDQCTHPPSTAARAAAQEIAHSLQDAVDRMHARAAVATIPWGAMEQHAAEGDTLQRLSVRVSFAQPLHATGSSVDPACAQTDTHISLASSATLGRLTGCTTALQTLWSIAHDRSPYTDAPLVSACQHVRDRIRTRLFLEGNHAHINAALAHQRWEGRAEWHWLVRNGVRVPLLLDGAHNGASARALRQYLGQCLAACRGNVHITWIMAMSRGKDASSMLDTLLAPYHGAVAAQQLAVVPFSTPVEGMPWVAPVPPSELAALALDGPWTLDGPVRAFPALADALDWAASKETQALHLVVVCGSLYLVSDYYRM; via the coding sequence ATGGACCTGGGGCtagcgcgcgtgcaggcgctgttACGCCGCGTCGGCTCGCCGCATACGCGCTTCCCTGTGATCCACGTCGCCGGCACGAACGGCAAAGGAAGCACGACGGCGTGCCTCGATGCTCTGctcacgcacggcgctggcctgcgcgccgcgcgctaCAATAGTCCACACCTCGTCACAGCGCGCGATAGTCTGCGTGTCGGTAGCGGAGACCCGATCGATACGCATACCTGGGACGCGGCCGTGCAGCGGACGCGGCACGCGGACAATGTAGATCCCCACGAccctgccgcgccgcccattTGTGCAACGCCGTTCGAACTGCTCACCGTGCAAGCGCTCCTGGCGGTGACGATGCTGCCGCTTGCATCGCAGCCAGATGTGCTCATTATCGAGGTGGGCGTCGGCGGACGTTTGGACGCGACCAATGTATTCCCCCCTGAAAATGTGCTTGCCAGCGTCATTTGCCCCATCTCCCACGACCACGAGAcgttgctcggcgcgcaccTCGGCGCAATTGCGCGTGAGAAAGCGGGGATCATCAAGGAGCAAGGCCTGTGCATTGTGTCTGACCAGTGCACGCACCCGCCcagcaccgcggcgcgtgccgccgcaCAGGAAATCGCGCACTCGCTCCAGGACGCTGTCGATcgaatgcacgcgcgcgctgccgtcGCGACCATTCCATGGGGCGCAATGGAGCAGCATGCAGCAGAAGGTGATACGCTGCAACGCCTCTCTGTGCGTGTCTCGTTTGCGcagccgctgcacgcgacgGGCAGCTCGGTCGATCCAGCGTGTGCACAGACAGACACACACATTTCGCTTGCGTCCAGCGCAACGCTGGGAAGGCTCACGGGGTGCACCACGGCGCTACAGACATTGTGGAGCATTGCACATGACCGCTCGCCGTACACAGACGCGCCGCTAGTCTCGGCATGCCAGCATGTGCGCGATCGGATCCGCACGCGGCTCTTTCTAGAAGGTAACCACGCGCACATTAACGCTGCCCTCGCACACCAGCGCTGGGAAGGCCGCGCCGAGTGGCATTGGCTTGTGCGGaacggcgtgcgtgtgccgctGTTGCTCGACGGCGCACACAATGGAgcgtcggcgcgtgcaCTGCGGCAGTACCTCGGCCAGTGCctcgcggcgtgccgtggCAACGTGCACATTACGTGGATCATGGCCATgtcgcgcggcaaggacgCTTCGTCGATGCTCGATACTTTGCTCGCGCCTTACCACGGCGctgttgcggcgcagcagctaGCGGTGGTGCCGTTTTCGACGCCCGTAGAAGGCATGCCTTGGGTCGCGCCGGTCCCGCCCTCGGAGCTCGCCGCACTCGCACTGGACGGGCCGTGGACGCTGGATGGTCCGGTGCGTGCGTTTCCCGCGTTGGCGGATGCACTCGACTGGGCCGCATCAAAAGAGACGCAAGCACTGCATCTCGTCGTTGTGTGCGGCAGTCTATACCTGGTTAGCGACTATTACCGTATGTAG
- a CDS encoding uncharacterized protein (BUSCO:EOG09260H6E; EggNog:ENOG503NVEB; COG:S), translating to MDGGLERLIHILRTPPQRVPSHARDAPLQKGLQANWKWSLAFQCVVNIGVRGSEKIRTRVVEAGIAPVIVRVLESFLLAAEAVKEDRLWHDTSLSAAPHAMQRAVYPSLGLSDTPHPLEERSAAPPGAPSDAQRDVSVYDDSTQDAEMPSRNACYWTDHEASVLRESSTSRRVLSSEYDASASGSASECAEDAEMCVDDGDLDAVAVAPSNDVVRSSQETPRPPRPSLETPLSEATPRPQRTQTPTPGRSTARLTLPQIEANFVYREEEVLMSLQLLAYLSKYPHVRLFFHNADVRDTMLFCPDWPDEGLPNRTWSPSDPLHRNVFSVAERFTTRSSRMTGCTGALNSFFPRLGHEIQYWAGVVMRNACRKDESRGGIRQCANMLCGKWEAYPREFAKCRRCRKAKYCSKQCQSKGWQMGHRFWCSARDDVDRKKDDSRASFLAPETDSGAATPPAGPVPQSMETQETVTAALLAARAEPADADAPAHPRPFGTRAMPSTLSRTVPQMRGASAASVETTDFDMSDENAHVAVPVHTTPSPNVREPMIAGALSVHGTDTPDSVQEAQGMQGPGILEAIAATWSGTDVNPTPAPGPSTEHYDLRIRVPSSLSAGSASPGTPASPDMAQAPRLTPLGGLTIAQHFRARYRIPAGRTVSSSMLSNSFSAADLAQPEADMLVAPRRMSATTANSRVASPTRGIATFPGGAQCTDDTEMEHLASSPSG from the coding sequence ATGGACGGCGGACTAGAGCGCCTCATCCATATCCTGCGCACACCACCGCAGCGTGTCCCTTCACATGCGCGTGACGCACCCCTACAAAAAGGCCTGCAAGCGAATTGGAAATGGAGTTTGGCATTCCAATGCGTCGTCAACATCGGCGTCCGCGGGAGCGAAAAAATTCGCACACGTGTGGTAGAGGCTGGCATCGCGCCGGTCattgtgcgtgtgcttgAGAGCTTTTTGCTGGCCGCCGAGGCGGTCAAAGAGGACCGTCTTTGGCACGACACATCACTctccgctgcgccgcatgcgaTGCAGCGAGCCGTATACCCGTCGCTAGGACTTTCCGACACGCCGCATCCTTTAGAAGAGCGctccgctgcgcctcctggCGCTCCGAGCGATGCCCAGCGCGATGTATCCGTGTACGATGACAGCACGCAGGATGCAGAGATGCCAAGCCGCAATGCGTGCTACTGGACGGACCACGAAGcgagcgtcttgcgcgAATCGTCCacctcgcgccgcgtcctcTCTTCCGAGTACGATgccagcgcaagcggcagcgcgagcgagtGTGCTGAAGACGCCGAGATGTGTGTTGACGATGGCGATCTGGACGCGGTCGCGGTCGCGCCGTCCAACGACGTGGTACGCAGCTCGCAAGagacgccgcgcccgccgcgcccatcACTTGAGACGCCCCTTTCTGAAGCCACGCCACGTccccagcgcacgcagacACCCACGCCCGGACGTTCCACCGCGCGCCTGACGCTACCGCAGATTGAAGCCAACTTTGTATACCGAGAAGAGGAAGTGTTGATGAGTTTGCAGTTGCTTGCATACCTTTCGAAATACCCGCACGTTCGTCTCTTTTTTCACAATGCAGATGTGCGTGATACGATGCTCTTCTGTCCCGACTGGCCCGACGAGGGACTGCCCAACCGCACCTGGTCGCCGAGCGATCCCCTCCACCGAAACGTCTTCTCTGTTGCCGAGCGCTTCACCACGCGGTCCTCGCGCATGACTGGATGCACCGGAGCGCTCAACTCCTTCTttccgcgccttggccacgAGATCCAGTACTGGGCTGGCGTCGTGatgcgcaatgcatgcCGCAAAGACGAGTCGCGCGGCGGGATCCGGCAGTGTGCAAACATGCTGTGCGGAAAATGGGAGGCGTACCCCCGCGAATTTGCCAAGtgccgtcgctgccgcAAAGCCAAGTACTGCTCGAAGCAGTGCCAGAGCAAAGGATGGCAAATGGGCCACCGGTTCTggtgcagtgcgcgagACGATGTAGATCGAAAGAAGGACGACTCTCGCGCCTCTTTCCTCGCGCCCGAGACGGATtccggcgctgcgacgccGCCTGCCGGGCCCGTGCCGCAGTCCATGGAGACGCAGGAGACCGtcaccgccgcgctgctcgctgcgcgtgcggagcctgcagatgcagatgcgccggcgcatccgcggcCGTTTGGCACACGTGCGATGCCTTCGACCCTGTCTCGCACCGTGCcgcagatgcgcggcgcaagtgcggcgaGTGTGGAGACGACCGACTTTGATATGAGCGACGAAAATGCGCATGTGGCTGTCCCGGTGCATACGACGCCTAGTCCCAACGTGCGCGAGCCGATGATTGCAGGTGCACTTTCCGTGCATGGGACCGATACGCCGGATAGCGTACAGGAAGCGCAAGGGATGCAAGGGCCAGGGATTCTTGAGGCGATTGCCGCGACGTGGTCGGGCACGGACGTGAACCCTACGCCTGCACCGGGGCCGTCGACGGAGCACTATGATCTTCGCATTCGCGTCCCTTCCTCGCTGTCCGCAGGGTCTGCCAGTCCAGGCACGCCTGCGTCGCCAGAcatggcgcaagcgccgcgccttaCCCCTCTTGGCGGCTTGACCATTGCACAGcatttccgcgcgcggtACAGGATCCCTGCAGGGCGCACCGTGTCGTCAAGCATGCTCAGCAATAGTTTCTCTGCTGCGGACCTTGCACAGCCCGAGGCTGATATGCTTgtagcgccgcggcgcatgtcgGCCACCACGGCTAATTCACGTGTAGCCTCGCCGACCAGGGGCATCGCGACATTTCCTGGAGGTGCGCAGTGTACGGACGATACGGAGATGGAGCACCTCGCAAGTAGCCCAAGTGGATAG